A stretch of the Hippocampus zosterae strain Florida chromosome 18, ASM2543408v3, whole genome shotgun sequence genome encodes the following:
- the nars1 gene encoding asparagine--tRNA ligase, cytoplasmic — translation MSTDITKGVDQVSVEEVYVSDKCGNDQDGDGSQQKPFKTPLQALLFIGKEPFPTIYVDSQKEDERWVVISKTQMKNAKKAFNREQAKNESKEKKEAEDNERREKNLEEAKKIVMEKDPSLPEPETVKIISLGPKRGQRVKVFGWVHRLRRQGKNLMFVVLRDGTGFLQCVLSDKLCQCYNGLLLSTESSVALYGTVTPVPEGKQAPGGHELHCDFWELIGLAPAGGADNILNEESDVDVQLNNRHMMIRGETVSKVLRVRSMVTQCFREHFFSRGYCEVFPPTLVQTQVEGGSTLFSFNYFGEQAYLTQSSQLYLETCIPALGDNFCVAQSYRAEQSRTRRHLAEYTHIEAECPFITFEDLLTRLEDLVCDVVDRVLKSPAAQLLYDINPDFKPPKRPFKRMNYSDAIKWLKEHDVKKDDGTYYEFGEDIPEAPERLMTDAINEPILLCRFPAEIKSFYMQRCADDRRLTESVDVLMPNVGEIVGGSMRIWDSEELFEGYKREGMDPTPYYWYTDQRKYGTCPHGGYGLGLERFLTWVLNRHHIRDVCLYPRFIQRCRP, via the exons ATGTCGACGGATATAACCAAAGGTGTGGACCAAGTGTCTGTTG AGGAAGTGTACGTGTCGGACAAATGTGGCAACGACCAAGATGGCGATGGGTCCCAGCAGAAACCCTTCAAGACGCCTCTCCAG GCTCTACTGTTCATTGGCAAAGAACCATTCCCAACAATCTACGTAGACTCACAGAAAGAGGATGAG CGTTGGGTAGTGATCTCCAAGACGCAGATGAAGAATGCAAAGAAAGCTTTTAACCGTGAACAGGCCAAGAATGAGtccaaagaaaagaaagag GCGGAAGACAATGAGAGGAGAGAGAAGAACCTGGAAGAAGCCAAGAAAATCGTGATGGAAAAGGACCCCAGTTTGCCTGAGCCGGAGACG GTAAAAATCATCAGCCTGGGACCAAAGCGAGGTCAGAGAGTCAAAGTGTTTGGATGGGTTCATCGCCTGAGAAGACAAG GGAAAAATTTGATGTTTGTCGTGCTGAGAGATGGAACTGGTTTCCTGCAATGTGTGCTGTCCGATAAACTG TGCCAGTGCTATAATGGCTTATTGTTGTCCACGGAGAGCAGCGTAGCTCTTTATGGGACTGTGACACCAGTTCCTGAAGGAAAACAG GCACCAGGAGGCCACGAGCTCCACTGCGACTTCTGGGAGCTGATTGGCTTGGCGCCGGCAGGCGGCGCCGACAACATCCTGAACGAAGAGTCGGATGTGGACGTCCAGCTTAACAACCGACACATGATGATCCGAGGAGAGACTGTCTCCAAGGTCCTCAGGGTCCGATCCATGGTCACGCAGTGCTTCAGGGAGCACTTCTTCAGTCGTGGCTACTGTGAG GTTTTTCCGCCCACTTTGGTGCAGACTCAGGTGGAGGGCGGCTCCACGCTCTTTAGCTTCAACTACTTTGGTGAGCAGGCTTACCTGACGCAGTCCTCCCAGCTTTACCTGGAAACGTGCATACCTGCGTTGGGCGACAACTTCTGCGTTGCTCAATCATATCGAGCTGAGCAGTCCCGCACCCGCAGGCACCTCGCAGA GTACACTCACATTGAAGCAGAGTGTCCCTTCATCACTTTTGAAGACCTGCTGACCAGACTGGAGGATTTGGTGTGTGATGTTGTGGACCGGGTGCTCAAATCCCCTGCTGCGCAACTGCTCTACGACATCAACCCG GACTTCAAACCCCCTAAAAGGCCTTTCAAGAGGATGAACTACTCCGATGCCATCAAGTGGCTTAAAGAACATGACGTCAAGAAGGATGACGGCACCTATTATGAGTTTGGAGAG gACATCCCAGAGGCTCCCGAGAGGCTGATGACAGATGCCATCAACGAACCAATTCTGCTTTGTCGTTTCCCAGCCGAGATCAAATCCTTCTACATGCAGCGCTGCGCTGACGACAGGCGGCTCACAGAGTCG GTTGATGTTTTGATGCCAAATGTGGGTGAGATTGTCGGAGGCTCCATGCGTATCTGGGACTCCGAGGAGCTGTTTGAGGGCTACAAAAGAGAGGGCATGGACCCAACCCCGTACTACTGGTATACTGATCAG AGGAAGTATGGCACGTGTCCTCACGGCGGTTACGGCCTTGGTCTCGAGCGTTTCCTGACCTGGGTGCTGAACAGGCACCACATCAGAGACGTCTGCCTTTACCCAAGATTCATCCAGCGTTGCCGGCCCTAA
- the slc31a2 gene encoding probable low affinity copper uptake protein 2 encodes MMPMTFEASSSVTLLFDFWHVNSPGGMFLSVMVVMLLTVFYELLKVWRVLLTRSTGPARHMTPNAGAPSHRSDSSSILENSPSEASLTPRESKPFFPNNKGRRFLHGIQTLLHLLQVTLGYMLMLCVMSFNVWIFLGVISGSTLGYFISYPLLDWH; translated from the exons ATGATGCCC atgacatttgaggcTTCAAGTAGCGTGACGCTGCTGTTTGACTTCTGGCATGTGAACAGCCCTGGAg GTATGTTTTTGTCAGTGATGGTGGTCATGCTGCTGACAGTCTTCTACGAGCTGCTCAAAGTTTGGAGGGTGTTGCTCACCAGGAGCACGGGGCCGGCTCGGCATATGACTCCTAATGCCGGTGCGCCGTCCCACCGGAGTGACAGCAGTTCCATTTTGGAAAACAGCCCATCGGAAGCCTCATTGACGCCCAGAGAATCAAAACCTTTCTTTCCAAACAACAAGGGCCG CCGGTTCCTACATGGAATCCAGACACTGCTCCACTTGCTCCAAGTGACTTTGGGCTACATGCTGATGTTGTGCGTCATGTCCTTCAATGTTTGGATCTTCCTCGGCGTCATCTCAGGTTCCACACTGGGTTATTTCATCTCATACCCTCTGCTAGATTGGCATTGA